In Rhinopithecus roxellana isolate Shanxi Qingling chromosome 16, ASM756505v1, whole genome shotgun sequence, a single genomic region encodes these proteins:
- the TPM2 gene encoding tropomyosin beta chain isoform X2, with protein MDAIKKKMQMLKLDKENAIDRAEQAEADKKQAEDRCKQLEEEQQALQKKLKGTEDEVEKYSESVKEAQEKLEQAEKKATDAEADVASLNRRIQLVEEELDRAQERLATALQKLEEAEKAADESERGMKVIENRAMKDEEKMELQEMQLKEAKHIAEDSDRKYEEVARKLVILEGELERSEERAEVAESKCGDLEEELKIVTNNLKSLEAQADKYSTKEDKYEEEIKLLEEKLKEAETRAEFAERSVAKLEKTIDDLEETLASAKEENVEIHQTLDQTLLELNNL; from the exons ATGGACGCCATCAAGAAGAAGATGCAGATGCTGAAGCTGGACAAGGAGAACGCCATCGACCGCGCCGAGCAGGCCGAAGCTGACAAGAAGCAAGCTGAGGACCGTTGCAAGCAG ctggaggaggagcagcaggCCCTCCAGAAGAAGCTGAAGGGGACAGAGGATGAGGTGGAAAAGTATTCTGAATCCGTGAAGGAGGCCCAGGAGAAACTGGAGCAGGCCGAGAAGAAGGCCACTGAT gctgaggcagatgTGGCCTCTCTGAACCGCCGCATTCAGCTGGTTGAGGAGGAGCTGGACCGGGCCCAGGAGCGCCTGGCTACAGCCCtgcagaagctggaggaggccGAGAAGGCGGCTGATGAGAGCGAGAG AGGAATGAAGGTCATCGAAAACCGGGCCATGAAGGACGAGGAGAAGATGGAGCTGCAGGAGATGCAGCTGAAGGAGGCCAAGCACATCGCTGAGGATTCAGACCGCAAATACGAAGAG gtggccagGAAGCTGGTGATCCTGGAAGGAGAGCTGGAGCGCTCAGAGGAGAGAGCTGAGGTGGCTGAGAG TAAATGTGGGGACCTAGAGGAGGAGCTGAAAATTGTTACCAACAACTTGAAATCCCTGGAGGCCCAGGCGGACAAG TATTCCACCAAAGAAGATAAATATGAAGAGGAGATCAAACTGTTGGAGGAGAAGCTGAAGGAG GCTGAGACCCGAGCAGAGTTTGCTGAGAGGTCTGTGGCAAAGTTGGAGAAAACCATCGATGACCTAGAAG AGACCTTGGCCAGTGCCAAGGAGGAGAACGTCGAGATTCACCAGACCTTGGACCAGACCCTGCTGGAACTCAACAACCTGTGA
- the TPM2 gene encoding tropomyosin beta chain isoform X4, producing MDAIKKKMQMLKLDKENAIDRAEQAEADKKQAEDRCKQLEEEQQALQKKLKGTEDEVEKYSESVKEAQEKLEQAEKKATDAEADVASLNRRIQLVEEELDRAQERLATALQKLEEAEKAADESERGMKVIENRAMKDEEKMELQEMQLKEAKHIAEDSDRKYEEVARKLVILEGELERSEERAEVAESRARQLEEELRTMDQALKSLMASEEEYSTKEDKYEEEIKLLEEKLKEAETRAEFAERSVAKLEKTIDDLEETLASAKEENVEIHQTLDQTLLELNNL from the exons ATGGACGCCATCAAGAAGAAGATGCAGATGCTGAAGCTGGACAAGGAGAACGCCATCGACCGCGCCGAGCAGGCCGAAGCTGACAAGAAGCAAGCTGAGGACCGTTGCAAGCAG ctggaggaggagcagcaggCCCTCCAGAAGAAGCTGAAGGGGACAGAGGATGAGGTGGAAAAGTATTCTGAATCCGTGAAGGAGGCCCAGGAGAAACTGGAGCAGGCCGAGAAGAAGGCCACTGAT gctgaggcagatgTGGCCTCTCTGAACCGCCGCATTCAGCTGGTTGAGGAGGAGCTGGACCGGGCCCAGGAGCGCCTGGCTACAGCCCtgcagaagctggaggaggccGAGAAGGCGGCTGATGAGAGCGAGAG AGGAATGAAGGTCATCGAAAACCGGGCCATGAAGGACGAGGAGAAGATGGAGCTGCAGGAGATGCAGCTGAAGGAGGCCAAGCACATCGCTGAGGATTCAGACCGCAAATACGAAGAG gtggccagGAAGCTGGTGATCCTGGAAGGAGAGCTGGAGCGCTCAGAGGAGAGAGCTGAGGTGGCTGAGAG CCGAGCCAGACAGCTGGAGGAGGAACTTCGAACCATGGACCAGGCCCTCAAGTCCCTGATGGCCTCAGAGGAGGAG TATTCCACCAAAGAAGATAAATATGAAGAGGAGATCAAACTGTTGGAGGAGAAGCTGAAGGAG GCTGAGACCCGAGCAGAGTTTGCTGAGAGGTCTGTGGCAAAGTTGGAGAAAACCATCGATGACCTAGAAG AGACCTTGGCCAGTGCCAAGGAGGAGAACGTCGAGATTCACCAGACCTTGGACCAGACCCTGCTGGAACTCAACAACCTGTGA
- the TPM2 gene encoding tropomyosin beta chain isoform X3, whose amino-acid sequence MDAIKKKMQMLKLDKENAIDRAEQAEADKKQAEDRCKQLEEEQQALQKKLKGTEDEVEKYSESVKEAQEKLEQAEKKATDAEADVASLNRRIQLVEEELDRAQERLATALQKLEEAEKAADESERGMKVIENRAMKDEEKMELQEMQLKEAKHIAEDSDRKYEEVARKLVILEGELERSEERAEVAESRARQLEEELRTMDQALKSLMASEEEYSTKEDKYEEEIKLLEEKLKEAETRAEFAERSVAKLEKTIDDLEDEVYAQKMKYKAISEELDNALNDITSL is encoded by the exons ATGGACGCCATCAAGAAGAAGATGCAGATGCTGAAGCTGGACAAGGAGAACGCCATCGACCGCGCCGAGCAGGCCGAAGCTGACAAGAAGCAAGCTGAGGACCGTTGCAAGCAG ctggaggaggagcagcaggCCCTCCAGAAGAAGCTGAAGGGGACAGAGGATGAGGTGGAAAAGTATTCTGAATCCGTGAAGGAGGCCCAGGAGAAACTGGAGCAGGCCGAGAAGAAGGCCACTGAT gctgaggcagatgTGGCCTCTCTGAACCGCCGCATTCAGCTGGTTGAGGAGGAGCTGGACCGGGCCCAGGAGCGCCTGGCTACAGCCCtgcagaagctggaggaggccGAGAAGGCGGCTGATGAGAGCGAGAG AGGAATGAAGGTCATCGAAAACCGGGCCATGAAGGACGAGGAGAAGATGGAGCTGCAGGAGATGCAGCTGAAGGAGGCCAAGCACATCGCTGAGGATTCAGACCGCAAATACGAAGAG gtggccagGAAGCTGGTGATCCTGGAAGGAGAGCTGGAGCGCTCAGAGGAGAGAGCTGAGGTGGCTGAGAG CCGAGCCAGACAGCTGGAGGAGGAACTTCGAACCATGGACCAGGCCCTCAAGTCCCTGATGGCCTCAGAGGAGGAG TATTCCACCAAAGAAGATAAATATGAAGAGGAGATCAAACTGTTGGAGGAGAAGCTGAAGGAG GCTGAGACCCGAGCAGAGTTTGCTGAGAGGTCTGTGGCAAAGTTGGAGAAAACCATCGATGACCTAGAAG ATGAAGTCTATGCCCAGAAGATGAAGTACAAGGCCATTAGCGAGGAACTGGACAACGCACTCAATGATATCACCTCCCTCTGA
- the TPM2 gene encoding tropomyosin beta chain isoform X1, producing the protein MDAIKKKMQMLKLDKENAIDRAEQAEADKKQAEDRCKQLEEEQQALQKKLKGTEDEVEKYSESVKEAQEKLEQAEKKATDAEADVASLNRRIQLVEEELDRAQERLATALQKLEEAEKAADESERGMKVIENRAMKDEEKMELQEMQLKEAKHIAEDSDRKYEEVARKLVILEGELERSEERAEVAESKCGDLEEELKIVTNNLKSLEAQADKYSTKEDKYEEEIKLLEEKLKEAETRAEFAERSVAKLEKTIDDLEDEVYAQKMKYKAISEELDNALNDITSL; encoded by the exons ATGGACGCCATCAAGAAGAAGATGCAGATGCTGAAGCTGGACAAGGAGAACGCCATCGACCGCGCCGAGCAGGCCGAAGCTGACAAGAAGCAAGCTGAGGACCGTTGCAAGCAG ctggaggaggagcagcaggCCCTCCAGAAGAAGCTGAAGGGGACAGAGGATGAGGTGGAAAAGTATTCTGAATCCGTGAAGGAGGCCCAGGAGAAACTGGAGCAGGCCGAGAAGAAGGCCACTGAT gctgaggcagatgTGGCCTCTCTGAACCGCCGCATTCAGCTGGTTGAGGAGGAGCTGGACCGGGCCCAGGAGCGCCTGGCTACAGCCCtgcagaagctggaggaggccGAGAAGGCGGCTGATGAGAGCGAGAG AGGAATGAAGGTCATCGAAAACCGGGCCATGAAGGACGAGGAGAAGATGGAGCTGCAGGAGATGCAGCTGAAGGAGGCCAAGCACATCGCTGAGGATTCAGACCGCAAATACGAAGAG gtggccagGAAGCTGGTGATCCTGGAAGGAGAGCTGGAGCGCTCAGAGGAGAGAGCTGAGGTGGCTGAGAG TAAATGTGGGGACCTAGAGGAGGAGCTGAAAATTGTTACCAACAACTTGAAATCCCTGGAGGCCCAGGCGGACAAG TATTCCACCAAAGAAGATAAATATGAAGAGGAGATCAAACTGTTGGAGGAGAAGCTGAAGGAG GCTGAGACCCGAGCAGAGTTTGCTGAGAGGTCTGTGGCAAAGTTGGAGAAAACCATCGATGACCTAGAAG ATGAAGTCTATGCCCAGAAGATGAAGTACAAGGCCATTAGCGAGGAACTGGACAACGCACTCAATGATATCACCTCCCTCTGA